One genomic window of Mus pahari chromosome 23, PAHARI_EIJ_v1.1, whole genome shotgun sequence includes the following:
- the LOC110313181 gene encoding LOW QUALITY PROTEIN: cytochrome P450 3A13 (The sequence of the model RefSeq protein was modified relative to this genomic sequence to represent the inferred CDS: deleted 1 base in 1 codon; substituted 1 base at 1 genomic stop codon): MDLIPNFSVETWMLLAASLVLLYLYGTHSHGIFKKLKIPGPKPLPFLGTILAYQKGFWECDIQCHKKYGKIWGLYDGRQPVLAVTDPDIIKTVLVKECYSTFTNRRSFGPVGILKKAISISENEEWKRIRALLSPTFTSGKLKEMFPIINQYTDVLVRNMRQGLGEGKPTSIKDIFGAYSMDVITATSFGVNVDSLNNPQDPFVEKIKKLLKFDIFDPLFLSVTLFPFLTPVFDALNVSLFPRDVISFFKTSVERMKENRMKEKEKQRVDFLQLMINSQNYNTKESHKGTCHLXTLLQMEYLDMVVNETLRLYPIAGRLERVCKTDVEINGVFIPKGTVVMVPTFALHKDPKYWPEPEEFRPERFSKKNQDSINPYTYLPFGSGPRNCIGMRFALINVKVALVRVLQNFSFQPCKETQIPLKLSKQGLLQPEKPLLLKIVSRDETVSGV, translated from the exons ATGGACCTGATCCCAAACTTTTCCGTGGAAACCTGGATGCTCCTGGCTGCCAGCCTGGTCCTCCTCTACTT ATATGGAACTCATTcacatggaatttttaaaaagttgaaaattcCTGGGCCAAAACCTCTTCCTTTCTTGGGGACGATTCTTGCTTACCAGAAG GGCTTCTGGGAATGTGACATACAATGTCATAAAAAATATGGGAAAATATGGGG GTTGTATGATGGTCGACAGCCTGTGCTGGCTGTCACAGATCCAGACATAATCAAAACAGTGCTGGTGAAGGAATGTTATTCTACCTTCACAAACCGGCGG AGCTTTGGTCCAGTGGGGATTTTGAAAAAAGCCATCTCTATATCTGAGAATGAAGAATGGAAGAGAATCCGAGCCCTGCTGTCTCCAACCTTCACGAGTGGGAAGCTCAAGGAG ATGTTCCCCATCATTAACCAGTATACAGATGTGTTGGTGAGAAACATGAGGCAGGGATTAGGAGAAGGAAAGCCCACCAGCATAAAAGA caTCTTTGGGGCCTACAGCATGGATGTGATCACAGCCACCTCATTTGGAGTGAATGTTGATTCCCTCAACAACCCACAGGATCCTTTTGTGGAAAAAATCAAGaagcttttaaaatttgatatcTTTGATCCACTGTTCCTCTCAGTGA CACTCTTTCCATTCCTTACCCCAGTATTTGATGCACTAAATGTCTCCTTGTTTCCAAGAGATGTcataagtttttttaaaacttcagtaGAACGAATGAAAGAGAATCgcatgaaagagaaagaaaag caAAGAGTGGATTTTCTTCAGCTGATGATAAACTCCCAGAATTACAACACCAAAGAATCTCATAAAG GCACCTGCCACCTATGA ACCCTGCTACAGATGGAGTATCTAGACATGGTGGTGAATGAAACTCTCAGATTATATCCAATTGCTGGAAGACTTGAGAGGGTCTGTAAGACAGATGTTGAAATCAATGGGGTATTCATTCCCAAAGGGACTGTGGTGATGGTACCAACCTTTGCTCTTCACAAAGACCCGAAGTACTGGCCAGAGCCTGAGGAATTCCGCCCTGAAAG GTTCAGCAAGAAGAATCAGGACAGCATCAATCCTTACACGTACCTGCCCTTTGGGAGTGGACCAAGGAACTGCATTGGCATGAGGTTTGCTCTCATAAACGTGAAAGTTGCTCTTGTCAGAGTCCTGCAGAATTTCTCCTTCCAACCTTGTAAGGAAACTCAG